In one Denitratisoma sp. genomic region, the following are encoded:
- the ribBA gene encoding bifunctional 3,4-dihydroxy-2-butanone-4-phosphate synthase/GTP cyclohydrolase II, translated as MTALSPIKDIIADIRDGRMVVLVDEEDRENEGDLVLAAEYVTPEAINFMAKHGRGLICLTLTEARCRQLNLPLMVRDNRSPHGTAFTLSIEAAEGVTTGISAHDRARTVQAAVAKRAQPSDIVQPGHIFPLMAQNGGVLVRAGHTEAGCDLAHLAGCEPAAVICEILKDDGTMARLPDLIEFAKTHGLKIGAIADLIHYRNENETLVERIAEKDVACAHGDFHLTGYRDKTSGDVHIALVKGKIDPKAETLVRVHEPITVLDFLDCQSDRHSFSVDRAMRTIAKHGSGVIVLLRRASSTPDLLAALQGEGEAAKPAAKWDPRLYGIGAQILRDLGVRRMKLLASPRKMPSMAGFQLEITGYLTPEDAKA; from the coding sequence ATGACTGCACTTTCCCCCATCAAGGACATCATCGCCGACATCCGCGACGGCCGCATGGTCGTGCTGGTCGACGAGGAGGACCGCGAGAACGAGGGCGACCTCGTCCTCGCCGCGGAGTACGTCACGCCCGAGGCGATCAACTTCATGGCCAAGCACGGCCGCGGCCTGATCTGCCTGACGCTGACCGAGGCGCGCTGCCGCCAGCTCAACCTGCCGCTGATGGTGCGCGACAACCGCTCGCCGCACGGCACGGCGTTCACGCTCTCCATCGAGGCGGCCGAGGGCGTCACCACCGGCATCTCGGCGCACGACCGCGCCCGCACCGTGCAGGCGGCGGTGGCCAAGCGCGCGCAGCCTTCAGACATCGTCCAGCCCGGCCACATCTTCCCGCTGATGGCGCAGAACGGCGGCGTGCTGGTGCGCGCCGGCCACACCGAGGCCGGCTGCGACCTCGCCCACCTGGCCGGCTGCGAGCCGGCGGCGGTGATCTGCGAGATCCTCAAGGACGACGGCACCATGGCGCGGCTGCCCGACCTGATCGAGTTCGCCAAGACGCACGGCCTGAAGATCGGCGCCATCGCCGACCTGATCCACTACCGCAACGAGAACGAGACGCTGGTCGAGCGCATCGCCGAAAAGGACGTGGCCTGCGCCCACGGCGACTTCCACCTGACCGGCTACCGCGACAAGACCAGCGGCGACGTGCACATCGCGCTGGTGAAGGGCAAGATCGACCCGAAGGCGGAAACCCTGGTGCGGGTGCACGAGCCGATCACCGTGCTCGACTTCCTCGACTGCCAGAGCGACCGCCACAGCTTCAGCGTGGATCGCGCCATGCGCACGATCGCCAAACACGGCAGCGGCGTCATCGTGCTGCTGCGCCGCGCCAGCTCGACGCCGGACCTCCTCGCCGCCCTGCAGGGCGAGGGCGAGGCCGCCAAGCCGGCCGCCAAGTGGGACCCGCGCCTCTACGGCATCGGCGCGCAGATCCTGCGCGACCTCGGCGTGCGCCGCATGAAACTGCTCGCCAGCCCGCGCAAGATGCCGAGCATGGCGGGCTTCCAGCTCGAGATCACCGGCTACCTGACTCCCGAAGACGCGAAGGCATAA
- the ribH gene encoding 6,7-dimethyl-8-ribityllumazine synthase, which yields MARYDDIDEFEPDLKGAGLRIGIAMSRFNIDVSEGLLGGCTAELKRLGVRSADMQIVTAPGALELPLILQTMAQSGRFDALVALGCVIRGETYHFEIVSNESARGITDVQLATGMPIANGVLTTEDDDQALARMVQKGMEAGQAAIEMANLQMFLKK from the coding sequence ATGGCACGCTACGACGACATCGACGAGTTCGAGCCCGACCTGAAGGGCGCCGGCCTGCGCATCGGCATCGCCATGAGCCGCTTCAACATCGACGTCAGCGAGGGCCTGCTCGGCGGCTGCACGGCCGAGCTGAAGCGCCTCGGCGTGCGCAGCGCCGACATGCAGATCGTCACCGCCCCGGGCGCCCTCGAGCTGCCGCTGATCCTGCAGACGATGGCGCAGAGCGGCCGCTTCGACGCCCTGGTGGCGCTCGGCTGCGTCATCCGCGGCGAGACCTACCATTTCGAGATCGTCTCCAACGAATCCGCCCGCGGCATCACCGACGTGCAGCTCGCCACCGGCATGCCCATCGCCAACGGCGTGCTCACCACCGAGGACGACGACCAGGCGCTGGCGCGCATGGTGCAGAAGGGCATGGAGGCCGGCCAGGCCGCGATTGAAATGGCGAACTTGCAGATGTTCCTCAAGAAATGA
- the nusB gene encoding transcription antitermination factor NusB, giving the protein MKSPRRRAREFALQGLYQWQLAGHDVPAIEAHLAAAGGFDKIDRALFELLLKGAIDEAAELQAMIEPQLDRPYAELSPVERAILLLATFELKRHLEAPYKVVINEAIELAKSYGGTDGHKYVNGVLDKLAAVMRPEEAARPNRAKKPKSLEEQ; this is encoded by the coding sequence ATGAAATCGCCCAGACGCCGCGCCAGGGAATTCGCGCTGCAGGGCCTTTATCAGTGGCAGCTTGCCGGCCATGACGTGCCGGCGATCGAGGCGCACCTGGCCGCCGCGGGCGGCTTCGACAAGATCGACCGCGCCCTGTTCGAACTGCTGCTGAAGGGCGCCATCGACGAGGCGGCGGAACTGCAGGCGATGATCGAGCCGCAGCTCGACCGCCCCTACGCCGAGCTCTCGCCGGTGGAGCGCGCCATCCTGCTGCTCGCCACCTTCGAGCTGAAGCGGCATTTGGAAGCGCCCTACAAGGTGGTGATCAACGAAGCCATCGAGCTGGCCAAGAGCTACGGCGGCACCGATGGACACAAATATGTGAACGGCGTGCTGGACAAGCTCGCCGCAGTGATGCGGCCCGAAGAGGCCGCGCGGCCCAACAGAGCCAAAAAACCGAAATCCCTGGAGGAGCAATGA
- the thiL gene encoding thiamine-phosphate kinase, whose translation MPSEFELIARHFTRPVRHTVLGVGDDGAVLRPAPGMDLVVTTDMLVAGTHFLPDADAEALGWKALAVNLSDLAAMGAQPRWAVVAASLPAADETWIAAFARGFFACAEAFEVDVIGGDTTRGPLNLAPTVFGEVPQGQALTRAGAQSGDELWVSGTPGLAALGLNHRLGKVSLGEAAMAPCLAALDRPQPRVALGLALRGVASAAIDVSDGLLADIGHILERSGLAADIEFARLPHAALETGADAAIAQRCLIAGGDDYELAFSAPPARCGDIEALSAQLGLPLTRIGRLRASPAGELILRDADGQPMPVGRRGFDHFA comes from the coding sequence GTGCCCTCGGAATTCGAGCTGATTGCCCGCCACTTCACGCGCCCGGTGCGCCACACCGTGCTGGGCGTCGGCGACGACGGCGCGGTGCTGCGGCCGGCGCCGGGCATGGACCTGGTGGTGACCACCGACATGCTGGTGGCCGGCACGCATTTCCTGCCCGATGCCGATGCCGAGGCGCTGGGCTGGAAGGCCCTCGCCGTGAATCTCTCCGACCTCGCCGCCATGGGCGCGCAGCCGCGCTGGGCGGTGGTGGCGGCATCGCTGCCGGCCGCCGACGAAACCTGGATCGCCGCCTTCGCGCGCGGCTTCTTCGCCTGCGCCGAAGCTTTTGAAGTCGACGTCATCGGCGGCGACACCACGCGCGGGCCGCTCAACCTCGCGCCGACCGTCTTCGGCGAGGTGCCGCAGGGGCAGGCGCTGACCCGAGCCGGCGCGCAATCCGGCGACGAGCTCTGGGTGTCGGGCACCCCCGGCCTGGCGGCGCTGGGCCTGAATCACCGGCTGGGAAAAGTCAGTCTGGGCGAAGCGGCGATGGCGCCCTGCCTGGCCGCGCTGGATCGGCCACAGCCGCGTGTCGCGCTGGGCCTCGCCCTGCGCGGGGTGGCCAGTGCCGCCATCGACGTCTCCGACGGCCTGCTCGCCGACATCGGCCACATCCTCGAACGCTCCGGACTGGCGGCGGACATCGAATTCGCCCGACTGCCGCACGCCGCACTGGAAACGGGCGCCGACGCTGCCATCGCGCAGCGCTGCCTGATTGCCGGCGGCGACGATTACGAACTGGCCTTCAGCGCGCCGCCCGCCCGGTGCGGCGACATCGAGGCGCTTTCGGCGCAGCTCGGCCTGCCGCTGACGCGCATCGGCCGCCTGCGCGCGAGTCCGGCCGGCGAACTGATCCTGCGCGATGCCGACGGCCAGCCGATGCCCGTCGGCCGGCGCGGCTTCGACCACTTCGCATGA
- a CDS encoding phosphatidylglycerophosphatase A, which produces MKPTFRFLFAHPAHFIALGFGSGLSPLAPGTAGTLAAWLLFPIFRPHFSELGFFVFLVAAFAVGVLACARCGRDLGVVDHGSIVWDEIVPFWLVLLMTPDGWLWQLAAFIWFRFFDITKPQPARWIDGHMKHGFGVMLDDLVAAGYTLLVLALFKVLFNG; this is translated from the coding sequence ATGAAGCCGACCTTCCGCTTCCTTTTCGCCCACCCGGCGCACTTCATCGCCCTCGGCTTCGGCAGCGGCCTCTCGCCGTTGGCGCCGGGAACGGCCGGGACGCTGGCGGCCTGGCTGCTGTTTCCCATCTTCAGGCCGCATTTCTCCGAGCTTGGGTTTTTCGTCTTTCTGGTCGCCGCCTTCGCCGTGGGCGTCCTCGCCTGCGCCCGCTGCGGCCGCGACCTGGGGGTGGTCGACCACGGTTCCATCGTCTGGGACGAGATCGTGCCGTTCTGGCTGGTGCTGCTGATGACTCCGGATGGCTGGCTCTGGCAACTGGCCGCCTTCATCTGGTTCCGCTTCTTCGACATCACCAAGCCGCAACCGGCGCGCTGGATCGACGGCCACATGAAGCACGGCTTCGGCGTCATGCTCGACGACCTGGTGGCGGCCGGCTATACCTTATTGGTGCTCGCGCTCTTCAAAGTGCTGTTCAATGGATAA
- the pncC gene encoding nicotinamide-nucleotide amidase, whose protein sequence is MDKELEDLSVRVGQALLDRKSMLACAESCTGGWVAEVVTATGGSSQWFERGFVTYSNAAKQELLGVKADTLRRDGAVSEAVVQEMAAGALRRSHAHAALAISGVAGPSGGSPGKPVGTVCFAWVLRGGEPTAETMHFSGDREAVRKQSVVHALRGLLRRLAEASANIDASN, encoded by the coding sequence ATGGATAAGGAACTGGAAGACCTGTCGGTGCGCGTCGGGCAAGCCCTGCTCGACCGCAAGTCAATGCTCGCTTGCGCGGAATCCTGCACGGGCGGCTGGGTTGCCGAAGTGGTCACGGCGACCGGCGGCAGTTCGCAGTGGTTCGAGCGCGGCTTCGTCACCTATTCCAACGCCGCCAAGCAGGAACTGCTCGGCGTGAAGGCCGACACCCTGCGACGGGACGGCGCCGTCAGCGAGGCCGTCGTGCAAGAGATGGCGGCCGGAGCGCTCAGGCGCAGCCACGCCCACGCCGCCCTGGCGATTTCGGGTGTGGCGGGCCCTTCGGGTGGCTCACCGGGTAAGCCAGTGGGCACCGTATGCTTTGCCTGGGTCCTGCGGGGCGGGGAGCCGACGGCGGAGACGATGCACTTCTCCGGCGACCGCGAAGCGGTTCGCAAACAGTCGGTGGTCCATGCCCTGCGAGGCCTGCTCCGGAGGCTTGCCGAAGCGAGCGCTAACATCGATGCAAGCAATTGA
- the recA gene encoding recombinase RecA — protein sequence MDDNKSKALSAALAQIEKQFGKGSIMRLGDGEVEKDIQSVSTGSLGLDIALGIGGLPRGRVVEIYGPESSGKTTLTLQVIAEMQKLGGTAAFIDAEHALDPQYAQKLGVNVGDLLISQPDTGEQALEIADMLVRSGGIDVVVIDSVAALTPKAEIEGEMGDQLPGLQARLMSQALRKLTANIKRTNTLVVFINQIRMKIGVMFGNPETTTGGNALKFYSSVRLDIRRTGSIKRGEEVVGSETRVKVVKNKVAPPFRQAEFDILYGEGISREGEIIELGVLHKLVEKSGAWYAYNGERIGQGKDNAREYLKEHPEMAREIENKVRAAVGVAEHQAAVAAEA from the coding sequence ATGGATGACAACAAAAGCAAGGCGCTCTCGGCCGCACTGGCCCAGATCGAGAAGCAGTTCGGCAAGGGCTCGATCATGCGCCTGGGCGACGGCGAGGTGGAAAAGGACATCCAGTCCGTCTCGACCGGTTCGCTGGGACTGGACATCGCCCTGGGCATCGGCGGCCTGCCGCGCGGCCGCGTCGTCGAGATCTACGGCCCGGAATCCTCCGGCAAGACGACCCTGACCCTGCAGGTCATCGCCGAGATGCAGAAGCTCGGCGGCACCGCCGCCTTCATCGACGCCGAGCACGCCCTCGACCCGCAGTACGCCCAGAAGCTCGGCGTGAACGTCGGCGACCTGCTGATCTCCCAGCCCGACACCGGCGAACAGGCGCTGGAAATCGCCGACATGCTGGTGCGCTCCGGCGGCATCGACGTGGTGGTGATCGACTCGGTCGCGGCGCTGACGCCGAAGGCCGAGATCGAGGGCGAGATGGGCGACCAGCTGCCCGGCCTGCAGGCGCGCCTGATGAGCCAGGCCCTGCGCAAGCTCACCGCCAACATCAAGCGCACCAACACCCTCGTCGTCTTCATCAACCAGATCCGCATGAAGATCGGCGTGATGTTCGGCAACCCGGAGACCACCACCGGCGGCAACGCGCTGAAGTTCTATTCCTCGGTGCGCCTGGACATCCGCCGCACCGGCAGCATCAAGCGGGGCGAGGAAGTCGTCGGCTCCGAGACGCGGGTGAAGGTGGTGAAAAACAAGGTGGCGCCGCCCTTCCGCCAGGCAGAATTCGACATCCTCTACGGCGAGGGCATCTCGCGCGAGGGCGAGATCATCGAGCTCGGCGTGCTGCACAAGCTGGTGGAGAAGTCCGGCGCCTGGTATGCCTACAACGGCGAGCGCATCGGCCAGGGCAAGGACAACGCCCGCGAGTATCTCAAGGAGCATCCCGAGATGGCGCGCGAAATCGAGAACAAGGTGCGCGCCGCGGTCGGCGTGGCCGAGCATCAGGCCGCCGTCGCGGCCGAGGCTTGA
- the recX gene encoding recombination regulator RecX, translating to MLARREHSRAELARKLAAEGTREDIHAVLDQLERSGLLSDARFAETFVSSRAARVGNARLRHDLRARGIADEVIAAALPAEADSETERAREVWRRKFDAPPVDRADYARQARFLQQRGFAVDIIRKVLKEREE from the coding sequence ATGCTCGCCCGGCGCGAGCATTCCCGCGCCGAACTGGCCAGGAAACTCGCCGCCGAAGGAACCCGGGAAGACATCCACGCCGTGCTCGACCAGCTCGAACGCTCCGGCCTGCTCTCCGACGCGCGCTTCGCCGAGACCTTCGTCTCGTCGCGCGCGGCGCGCGTCGGCAACGCCCGGCTCCGCCACGACCTGCGCGCCAGGGGCATCGCCGACGAGGTCATCGCCGCGGCGCTGCCGGCGGAAGCGGACAGCGAGACCGAGCGGGCGCGCGAGGTCTGGCGGCGCAAGTTCGATGCGCCGCCGGTCGACCGCGCCGACTACGCGCGACAGGCGCGCTTCCTGCAACAACGCGGCTTCGCCGTCGACATCATCCGCAAGGTGCTCAAGGAACGAGAAGAATGA
- the lptB gene encoding LPS export ABC transporter ATP-binding protein produces the protein MSLLKVTGLRKKYKARTVVKDVSFEVRSGEVVGLLGPNGAGKTTCFYMIVGLVGADGGEIDIDGEVLTHMPIHRRARLGLSYLPQEISVFRKLNVAENIRAVLELQPLTEEQIEQRLEDLLAELHISHLRDNASISLSGGERRRVEICRALATSPRFILLDEPFAGVDPIAVLDIQKIIRFLKERGIGVLITDHNVRETLGICDHAYIINEGEVLAAGKPEEIVYNESVRKVYLGEHFRL, from the coding sequence ATGAGTCTGCTCAAGGTCACCGGACTGAGAAAGAAGTACAAGGCGCGCACCGTCGTCAAGGACGTTTCCTTCGAGGTGAGAAGCGGCGAGGTGGTCGGCCTGCTCGGCCCCAACGGCGCCGGCAAGACCACCTGCTTCTACATGATCGTCGGCCTGGTCGGCGCCGACGGCGGGGAGATCGACATCGACGGCGAGGTGCTGACGCACATGCCGATCCACCGCCGCGCCAGGCTCGGCCTGTCCTACCTGCCGCAGGAAATCTCGGTGTTCCGCAAGCTCAACGTGGCGGAGAACATCCGCGCCGTGCTGGAATTGCAGCCGCTCACCGAGGAGCAGATCGAACAGCGCCTGGAGGATCTCCTGGCCGAGCTGCACATCAGCCACCTGCGGGACAATGCGTCCATCTCCCTGTCCGGCGGCGAACGGCGGCGCGTCGAGATCTGCCGGGCGCTGGCCACCAGCCCGCGCTTCATCCTGCTCGACGAGCCCTTCGCCGGCGTCGACCCGATCGCCGTGCTCGACATCCAGAAGATCATCCGCTTCCTCAAGGAACGCGGCATCGGCGTGCTCATCACCGACCACAACGTGCGCGAAACGCTCGGCATCTGCGACCATGCCTACATCATCAACGAGGGGGAAGTGCTGGCGGCGGGCAAGCCGGAGGAAATTGTCTACAATGAAAGCGTACGCAAGGTCTATCTGGGCGAGCACTTCCGCCTTTAG
- a CDS encoding RNA polymerase factor sigma-54, producing MKQTLQLKLSQHLALTPQLQQSIRLLQLSTLELNQEIENFLQENPLLEREDEPAPEAPVYSASGDALQAPTESLDGGLPEPNFGDASPADWIGEGGGAAAPRDDRNDDEPSYAEIQAAATSLRDHLGTQLAMMPLSERDRSLVRLLIEALDDDGYLAQSLEELVDLLPAELEVGLDDLQIALKHLQNFDPPGIGARNASECLALQLANQAASKTRDLALKIVRNHLDQLAARDYVRLRKAVACSEDELREAQALIRSLNPRPGAQFSPADTRYVIADVIVRKVRGQWTASLNGEAMPKLRINRLYADILQGQRGSGLASQLQEAKWLIKNVQQRFETIQRVSQAIVDRQRQFFEHGEVAMRPLTLREIADQLGLHESTISRVTTQKYMATPRGVYELKYFFGSHVATEAGGAASSTAIRALIKQLVGAEDGKKPLSDAQLAEILGQQGIVVARRTVAKYREALNIPPVNLRKSI from the coding sequence ATGAAACAAACACTTCAGCTCAAGCTCTCGCAGCATCTTGCCCTGACGCCGCAGCTGCAGCAGTCGATTCGCCTGCTGCAGCTGTCCACGCTCGAGCTGAACCAGGAAATCGAGAACTTCCTGCAGGAAAACCCGCTGCTCGAGCGCGAGGACGAGCCGGCGCCGGAGGCGCCCGTCTACTCGGCCTCGGGCGACGCCCTGCAGGCGCCCACGGAATCCCTCGACGGCGGCCTGCCGGAGCCGAACTTCGGGGATGCCAGCCCGGCCGACTGGATCGGCGAAGGCGGCGGCGCCGCCGCGCCGCGCGACGATCGCAACGACGACGAGCCCTCCTACGCCGAGATCCAGGCCGCCGCCACCTCCCTGCGCGACCATCTCGGTACGCAACTGGCCATGATGCCGCTCTCCGAGCGCGACCGCAGCCTGGTGCGGCTGCTGATCGAGGCGCTCGACGACGACGGTTACCTGGCGCAAAGCCTGGAGGAACTGGTCGATCTGCTGCCGGCCGAACTGGAGGTCGGCCTCGACGACCTGCAGATCGCCCTGAAGCACCTGCAGAACTTCGACCCGCCCGGCATCGGCGCGCGCAACGCCTCGGAATGCCTGGCGCTGCAACTGGCCAACCAGGCGGCGTCGAAGACGCGCGACCTGGCGCTGAAAATCGTGCGCAACCACCTCGACCAGCTCGCCGCACGCGACTACGTACGCCTGCGCAAGGCGGTCGCCTGCAGCGAGGACGAACTGCGCGAGGCCCAGGCGCTGATCCGCTCCCTGAATCCGCGGCCCGGCGCCCAGTTCTCCCCGGCCGACACGCGCTACGTCATCGCCGACGTCATCGTGCGCAAGGTGCGCGGCCAGTGGACCGCCTCGCTCAACGGCGAGGCGATGCCGAAGCTGCGCATCAACCGCCTCTACGCCGACATCCTGCAGGGCCAGCGCGGCTCCGGCCTCGCCAGCCAGCTGCAGGAGGCCAAGTGGCTGATCAAGAACGTGCAGCAGCGCTTCGAGACGATCCAGCGCGTCTCCCAGGCGATCGTGGACCGGCAGCGCCAGTTCTTCGAGCACGGCGAGGTGGCGATGCGCCCGCTCACGCTGCGCGAGATCGCCGACCAGCTCGGCCTGCACGAATCGACCATCTCGCGGGTGACGACGCAGAAATACATGGCCACCCCGCGCGGCGTGTACGAGCTGAAATACTTCTTCGGCAGCCACGTCGCCACCGAGGCCGGCGGCGCGGCGTCCTCGACGGCCATCCGCGCGCTCATCAAGCAACTGGTCGGCGCCGAGGACGGCAAGAAACCCCTGTCCGACGCCCAGCTCGCCGAAATCCTCGGCCAGCAGGGCATCGTGGTGGCGCGGCGCACCGTCGCCAAGTACCGCGAGGCGCTGAACATACCGCCGGTCAACCTGAGGAAGTCGATTTAA
- the raiA gene encoding ribosome-associated translation inhibitor RaiA: MNINITGHHLEVTPAIRDYVQAKLDRVIRHFDHVTAVHVILSVEKLRQKAEVTVHVRGKDIFVEAQDENLYASIDALADKLDRQVLKHKEKKAEHAHEALKRQAVE; the protein is encoded by the coding sequence ATGAACATCAACATCACCGGACACCACCTCGAAGTCACGCCGGCCATCCGCGACTACGTCCAGGCCAAGCTCGACCGCGTCATCCGGCACTTCGACCATGTCACTGCGGTGCACGTCATCCTGTCGGTGGAGAAGCTGCGGCAGAAGGCCGAGGTGACGGTGCATGTGCGCGGCAAGGATATCTTCGTCGAGGCCCAGGACGAAAACCTGTATGCCAGCATCGACGCCCTCGCCGACAAGCTCGACCGCCAGGTGCTCAAGCACAAGGAAAAAAAGGCCGAGCACGCCCACGAGGCCCTCAAGCGCCAGGCGGTCGAATAG
- the ptsN gene encoding PTS IIA-like nitrogen regulatory protein PtsN: MNLIAKLLPLSNVQVGLEASSKKRVFEQAGLLFENNQGIGRSTVFDSLFAREKLGSTGLGQGVAIPHGRIKGLKEAVGAFLRLAAPVQFDAPDGKPVNLLFVLLVPEQATEQHLQILSELAQMFSDRAFREQLAAAADAAAIHALFTGWEAHAAGERRAAI; encoded by the coding sequence ATGAACCTGATCGCCAAGCTCCTTCCCCTCTCCAACGTCCAGGTCGGCCTCGAGGCCAGCAGCAAGAAGCGCGTCTTCGAGCAGGCCGGCCTGTTGTTCGAGAACAACCAGGGCATCGGCCGCAGCACGGTGTTCGACAGCCTGTTCGCTCGGGAGAAGCTCGGCTCGACCGGGCTTGGCCAGGGCGTGGCCATCCCGCACGGCCGCATCAAGGGCCTGAAGGAAGCCGTCGGCGCCTTCCTGCGGCTGGCCGCGCCTGTGCAGTTCGACGCGCCCGACGGCAAGCCGGTGAACCTCCTGTTCGTGCTGCTGGTACCGGAGCAGGCCACCGAGCAGCACCTGCAGATCCTCTCGGAACTGGCGCAGATGTTCTCCGACCGCGCCTTCCGCGAGCAGCTGGCCGCCGCCGCGGACGCGGCCGCCATCCATGCCCTGTTTACCGGCTGGGAAGCCCATGCGGCAGGCGAGCGTCGCGCAGCTATTTGA
- the hprK gene encoding HPr(Ser) kinase/phosphatase yields the protein MRQASVAQLFEYHRERLQLLRVSGNLDAPISINHAHSSPADLVGHLNLIHPDRIQVIGAPEINWATKQHAVRVSRHMEEIIAAHPPAVIVADGCAIPASVREACEKSDTALFSTPQSAAVVIDLLRLWLSRQLAETVELHAVMMDVLGMGVLITGDSGVGKSELALELISRGHGLVADDIVEIARVAPNSLEARCPPMLKDFLEVRGLGVLNIRTVFGETACRRKMKLKLIVNLLRPQKGAVEIDRLPLGAEAHEILGVPVRKVSIPVAAGRNLAVLLEAAVRSTILLLRGIDSTQEFVERHKQAMDDGDGAAG from the coding sequence ATGCGGCAGGCGAGCGTCGCGCAGCTATTTGAGTACCACCGGGAGCGACTCCAGCTGCTGCGGGTCAGCGGCAACCTCGACGCACCCATTTCAATCAATCACGCGCATTCTTCCCCGGCCGATCTCGTCGGCCACCTCAACCTGATCCACCCCGACCGCATCCAGGTCATCGGCGCGCCGGAAATCAACTGGGCCACCAAGCAGCACGCGGTGCGCGTCTCCCGCCACATGGAGGAGATCATCGCCGCCCATCCGCCGGCCGTGATCGTCGCCGACGGCTGCGCGATCCCCGCCTCCGTGCGGGAGGCCTGCGAAAAATCGGACACGGCGCTGTTCTCGACGCCGCAATCGGCCGCCGTCGTCATCGACCTGCTGCGCCTGTGGCTGTCGCGCCAGCTGGCCGAGACCGTCGAGCTGCATGCCGTCATGATGGACGTGCTCGGCATGGGCGTGCTCATCACCGGCGACTCGGGCGTCGGCAAAAGCGAGCTGGCACTGGAGCTCATCTCGCGCGGCCATGGCCTGGTCGCCGACGACATCGTCGAAATCGCGCGCGTCGCGCCGAATTCCCTCGAAGCGCGCTGTCCGCCGATGCTGAAGGATTTCCTCGAGGTGCGCGGCCTCGGCGTACTCAACATCCGCACCGTTTTCGGCGAGACTGCCTGCCGCCGCAAAATGAAGCTGAAGCTGATCGTAAACCTGCTGCGGCCCCAGAAGGGCGCGGTGGAGATCGACCGCCTGCCGCTGGGCGCCGAGGCCCACGAGATCCTCGGCGTGCCGGTGCGCAAGGTCAGCATCCCGGTGGCCGCCGGCCGCAACCTGGCGGTGCTGCTGGAAGCCGCCGTGCGCTCGACCATCCTGCTGCTGCGCGGCATCGACAGCACCCAGGAATTCGTCGAGCGGCACAAGCAGGCGATGGACGACGGCGACGGCGCGGCCGGCTGA